In a genomic window of Mageeibacillus indolicus UPII9-5:
- the rsmA gene encoding 16S rRNA (adenine(1518)-N(6)/adenine(1519)-N(6))-dimethyltransferase RsmA produces MSDHRYSNDRKDFANYLSGYRLRPNHNLGQNFIYDKGLLQAMVAEMRLPPKCEIWEIGAGTGNLTAVLAEQFPRVTAIEIDPALARPLQDRFTSNPKVRLIFGDALKLTAADLANSEEENSIIDNIAVVGNLPYYISTKLIEHFLLHFHTALQYSFLVQQEFVDRILTPAGSKNYGPLNILLDNFTTIRKGMTLAATDFMPQPSVSSTLIHIIPQPNSQIDKSTWPDYRNFLHLAFAQRRKTMHNTYARLQREYPLLNNTNDLEWLAGVGLKLQIRPEAITPENWLTLYKTAIGIESMAE; encoded by the coding sequence ATGTCCGATCACCGATATTCAAATGATCGCAAAGATTTTGCAAATTATTTAAGCGGTTATCGACTCAGGCCTAACCATAATCTTGGCCAAAATTTTATTTATGACAAGGGTTTGTTGCAAGCAATGGTTGCTGAAATGCGACTGCCGCCGAAGTGTGAAATTTGGGAAATTGGTGCTGGAACCGGTAATTTAACGGCGGTACTGGCTGAACAATTCCCACGGGTAACTGCAATAGAAATCGACCCTGCTTTAGCTCGTCCTTTGCAAGATCGTTTCACCTCTAATCCTAAGGTCAGACTCATCTTTGGCGATGCTCTGAAACTCACTGCAGCCGATTTGGCGAATTCGGAGGAAGAAAATTCTATCATTGACAATATAGCGGTGGTCGGCAATTTACCTTACTACATTTCTACTAAATTAATTGAACATTTTTTACTGCACTTTCACACCGCTCTTCAATATAGCTTTTTAGTGCAGCAAGAATTTGTCGATCGTATTTTAACCCCGGCTGGAAGCAAGAATTATGGACCGTTGAATATATTACTTGATAATTTTACGACTATAAGGAAGGGAATGACGCTGGCTGCTACCGATTTTATGCCGCAACCTTCAGTCTCCTCGACGTTGATCCACATTATTCCACAGCCGAATAGCCAAATTGATAAATCCACTTGGCCGGATTATCGTAATTTTTTGCACCTTGCTTTTGCGCAACGCCGCAAAACCATGCACAATACTTATGCCCGTCTGCAACGTGAATATCCGTTGTTGAACAATACAAATGATCTGGAATGGTTGGCTGGAGTTGGCTTGAAACTACAGATAAGACCGGAAGCGATCACCCCGGAAAATTGGTTAACGTTATACAAAACTGCTATCGGTATCGAGTCAATGGCAGAGTAA
- a CDS encoding DUF47 domain-containing protein, whose translation MGNLLNRKKGNEFFTMFVEGGDIANKAAVALSSACQNGCVDFVKLHAVKTIEHEGDLLVHRSLKLIEKAFITPIDRNDILTLLNNIENVTDSIDELSNHFYMMNITKTNSYIDEFMRLLNNATQATKELLEEFTDFQHRRAEINEAVIRINKNEEEGDANYIQAIRSLYASQNDPIDVIRLQTIYDLFEKCIDNTEDVADTIATILISVG comes from the coding sequence ATGGGAAATTTATTAAATCGTAAGAAGGGAAATGAGTTTTTTACAATGTTCGTTGAAGGCGGAGATATTGCTAATAAAGCTGCTGTTGCTTTAAGCTCCGCTTGTCAGAATGGCTGTGTTGACTTTGTAAAATTACATGCTGTTAAAACTATCGAGCATGAGGGAGATTTGTTGGTGCATCGCAGTTTGAAACTTATCGAAAAAGCATTTATAACGCCGATAGATCGCAATGATATTCTGACGTTATTAAATAATATTGAAAATGTTACCGACAGTATTGATGAGTTGTCAAATCACTTTTATATGATGAACATTACTAAGACCAATTCATACATTGATGAATTTATGCGGTTGCTGAATAATGCTACACAAGCTACGAAAGAGTTATTGGAGGAATTCACTGATTTCCAGCATCGACGTGCCGAAATAAATGAAGCCGTTATTCGCATTAATAAAAATGAGGAGGAGGGTGACGCCAACTATATCCAGGCCATTCGTTCTTTGTATGCCTCACAAAATGATCCGATTGATGTTATTCGGTTGCAAACTATATATGATTTATTTGAAAAATGTATAGACAATACGGAGGATGTGGCTGATACGATTGCAACGATTTTGATTTCGGTAGGTTAA
- a CDS encoding inorganic phosphate transporter has protein sequence MHNIGLYMVIVLVCMSIFVNGWTDAPNAIATVISTRVLTPKVAIFLGAVFNLIGIFIMGTAVAQTTANIADLGTGNAALVKLASAQLAIVIWSVTAWKFGIPTSESHALIAGLMGAGTAAQGVAALNTSAILKVAYGLFISTLAGFILGYGITWLIQKTCAKLPRRRGDKVFSAGQVISAALMALSHGAQDGQKFMGVLFLAVTLGGFLPTPAPGTTWSIPLWILLICAALMAIGTSVGGYRIIKAMGMEMVKLEKYQGFGAEMAASGSMLVSTVFGLPLSTTNIKGTAMMGAASVRGLKAVNWGVAKDMVAAWALTFPVCFCIGFCAAKISMLFL, from the coding sequence ATGCACAATATTGGTTTATACATGGTAATCGTTTTGGTGTGTATGTCCATCTTCGTCAATGGTTGGACAGATGCCCCTAATGCTATTGCTACGGTGATTTCTACTCGTGTCCTCACGCCTAAGGTTGCTATATTTTTGGGCGCGGTATTCAACTTGATTGGAATCTTTATCATGGGTACGGCAGTGGCTCAGACAACGGCCAACATTGCCGATTTGGGCACGGGAAATGCTGCCTTAGTCAAACTTGCATCTGCCCAGTTGGCCATCGTCATCTGGTCAGTGACGGCATGGAAATTCGGGATCCCGACTAGTGAAAGTCATGCGTTGATTGCTGGATTAATGGGGGCAGGAACCGCGGCACAAGGTGTGGCGGCACTCAATACTTCAGCAATATTGAAGGTTGCCTATGGTTTGTTCATTTCGACTTTAGCCGGTTTTATTTTAGGTTACGGTATTACTTGGCTTATTCAAAAAACTTGCGCCAAATTGCCGCGGCGGCGAGGTGACAAAGTGTTTTCTGCGGGACAGGTTATTTCGGCAGCTTTGATGGCTTTAAGTCATGGTGCTCAGGACGGACAAAAATTCATGGGTGTTTTATTTTTAGCAGTTACTTTGGGCGGTTTTTTGCCGACTCCAGCTCCAGGAACGACTTGGAGTATTCCGCTCTGGATTTTGCTCATTTGCGCTGCTTTAATGGCAATTGGAACATCGGTGGGCGGTTATCGTATTATCAAAGCCATGGGAATGGAAATGGTGAAGTTGGAAAAATACCAGGGATTTGGCGCGGAAATGGCCGCTTCTGGTAGTATGTTGGTATCTACTGTTTTCGGTTTACCGTTAAGCACTACCAATATTAAGGGAACAGCGATGATGGGTGCGGCTTCCGTCCGTGGCCTGAAAGCTGTCAACTGGGGGGTAGCTAAAGACATGGTGGCGGCTTGGGCCTTGACCTTTCCAGTTTGCTTTTGCATCGGATTTTGTGCCGCAAAAATTTCAATGCTATTTTTGTAA
- a CDS encoding LCP family protein: MKKHGAKDEAVKKEFDSGFKGDKSVSGRSLGEFNSEQGKNTYFNAPSGVIDTGNGSSEHSNNFVDFSNGAVGEKSEQFYANGSYCPSGDGHANPSHSLAFVGQVQPGAYAGQLQPDVYAGQGQTGAYVGQGQADVYLGQVQPTVYPGQAQTSVYAGQGALNGYKSKKRRSKYFWPLAVLMILAILALLFSIGWFYVFGKARTSFKASDKTDLGDLKSNNVSDRDDGGLPTVPYDKDLTNILLIGVDNRKDDNNYNTNSDTMMVLTLDQRNHLIKLTSIQRDMLVKIPGKAGFHKLNSAMFGGPETLLKTLNYNLKLDLNQYIIINLRGAERIVDIMGGVDIDIPNDKALLKYLNSVIWDTNKELGGEWVAPVEKSGHQLLNGRQAICYARLRKLDSDFVRMSRQHEVLKSLMRRFMDVNPFKKLQVIRESMGLITTNLSQTELIGIGTSAVSKIKNPPETLKVPMEGYLEERYINGISYVVPNLAGMIEPLHKFIYGEVHGGNYVIEEYRNASPSYPAVSANSRNTSDRDDDNSDDKSGDERNGRLAPAENSDRRSSSSNTGRRESDSDNSAAVNDKDSDNANKKFDRLTRQNSGNGTGGGSSGNSDANDSGSGHSAIDPHNFFNP; the protein is encoded by the coding sequence ATGAAAAAACACGGTGCAAAAGACGAAGCGGTAAAGAAAGAATTCGATTCTGGTTTCAAAGGGGACAAGAGTGTGTCCGGCCGATCGTTGGGTGAATTTAATTCTGAACAAGGGAAGAACACTTACTTTAATGCACCTTCCGGTGTGATCGATACCGGCAATGGTTCTTCTGAGCATTCGAACAATTTTGTCGATTTCTCAAATGGAGCGGTCGGCGAAAAGTCAGAACAGTTTTATGCAAACGGCAGCTATTGTCCGTCCGGTGATGGTCACGCTAATCCAAGTCATTCGCTTGCTTTCGTGGGGCAAGTGCAACCGGGTGCTTATGCCGGACAACTGCAACCTGACGTTTACGCCGGGCAAGGACAGACTGGTGCTTATGTCGGACAAGGACAAGCGGACGTTTACTTGGGCCAAGTTCAACCAACTGTTTATCCCGGACAAGCACAAACTAGCGTTTATGCCGGACAAGGAGCGTTGAACGGTTATAAAAGCAAAAAAAGGCGTAGCAAATATTTTTGGCCACTTGCAGTGTTGATGATATTGGCTATTTTGGCTTTGCTTTTTTCGATAGGTTGGTTTTATGTTTTCGGTAAAGCAAGGACATCATTCAAAGCGTCAGATAAAACTGACCTAGGTGATCTTAAAAGTAACAATGTTTCAGATCGCGATGATGGAGGGCTTCCGACTGTCCCTTATGATAAAGATCTGACCAATATTTTGCTCATCGGTGTAGACAATCGCAAAGACGACAATAATTATAATACTAATTCCGATACGATGATGGTCCTTACCTTGGATCAACGCAATCATCTCATTAAACTTACTTCAATTCAACGGGATATGTTGGTTAAAATTCCCGGTAAGGCAGGCTTCCATAAACTTAATTCAGCCATGTTCGGCGGCCCGGAAACATTATTAAAAACTTTAAATTACAATTTGAAATTGGATTTGAACCAGTATATTATCATCAATTTACGAGGTGCTGAGCGAATTGTCGATATTATGGGAGGCGTTGATATTGACATACCAAATGATAAAGCTCTATTAAAATATTTAAATTCTGTTATTTGGGATACTAATAAGGAATTGGGCGGCGAGTGGGTTGCCCCAGTAGAAAAATCCGGGCATCAACTTTTAAACGGGCGTCAGGCAATCTGCTATGCTCGTTTGCGCAAACTTGACTCTGATTTTGTTCGTATGTCACGCCAGCATGAAGTCCTGAAGTCGCTGATGCGCCGTTTTATGGATGTTAATCCTTTTAAAAAGTTGCAGGTCATTCGTGAATCAATGGGTTTAATAACAACTAACTTATCTCAAACTGAGTTGATTGGTATTGGCACATCGGCTGTCAGCAAGATAAAAAATCCGCCTGAAACTTTAAAAGTACCTATGGAAGGCTATTTGGAGGAGCGTTATATTAACGGTATAAGTTATGTTGTGCCGAATTTGGCCGGTATGATTGAGCCGCTTCATAAGTTTATTTATGGTGAAGTGCATGGCGGTAATTATGTAATTGAAGAATATCGTAATGCGTCGCCTTCATACCCAGCCGTTTCTGCTAATTCACGTAACACATCCGACCGTGATGATGATAATTCTGATGACAAGTCGGGTGACGAGCGAAACGGACGTTTGGCACCGGCAGAAAATTCTGACCGCCGTTCTTCATCTTCCAATACCGGCCGCAGAGAAAGTGATTCGGATAACAGTGCTGCCGTGAATGACAAGGACAGTGATAATGCAAATAAAAAATTCGACAGATTGACTCGGCAAAATTCTGGTAACGGTACAGGTGGCGGTTCAAGTGGCAACAGTGATGCAAACGATTCCGGATCAGGGCATTCCGCCATCGACCCTCACAATTTTTTTAACCCTTAA
- the groES gene encoding co-chaperone GroES, translating into MNIKPLGDRVVIKMVEAEEKTHGGLILTGSAKEKPQVAEVVAVGPGGVVDGKEVAMQVKVGDQVLTSKYSGTEVKVDGQEYIIVRQNDILAVVE; encoded by the coding sequence ATGAATATTAAACCTTTGGGTGACCGCGTTGTAATTAAAATGGTGGAAGCCGAAGAAAAAACTCATGGTGGTTTGATTTTAACCGGCAGTGCAAAAGAAAAGCCGCAAGTGGCAGAAGTAGTTGCTGTAGGCCCCGGAGGGGTTGTTGACGGTAAAGAAGTAGCCATGCAGGTTAAAGTAGGAGATCAGGTATTAACCAGTAAATACTCAGGCACAGAAGTCAAGGTAGACGGTCAAGAATACATAATAGTCAGACAGAATGACATTTTAGCAGTGGTTGAGTGA